From the genome of Acidobacteriota bacterium, one region includes:
- a CDS encoding zinc ABC transporter substrate-binding protein, which translates to MIRNTVPLAGVILLAFAAAGHAAEKVKVVTTLPSYAAIAREVGGERIEARSISRPDEDAHFVKPKPSLALMLKDADLFVTTGLDLELWAPTLVDKSGNRRIRDGQPGFVAAAQGVHMRDVPANASRAAGDIHIYGNPHIHTSPINAKVIAANIEAGLERVDPDGAAFYRDRLAAFRARIDEALYGKELADLLGGEVLDPLAEQGRLIEFLQRERYDGHPLIDSLGGWLGRALPLRGKKIIAYHKNWIYFTDLFGLQVVDYVEAKPGIPPSSRHVHELIREIETGGIRVLLSATYFAPDKPRAIAERTGCRVVRVPLEPGGQEAPDYFALIDLWITRLLEAFGEGG; encoded by the coding sequence ATGATCCGCAACACCGTGCCGCTTGCCGGCGTCATCCTGCTGGCCTTCGCCGCCGCCGGACATGCGGCGGAGAAGGTGAAGGTGGTCACCACGCTGCCCTCCTACGCCGCCATCGCCCGCGAGGTCGGCGGAGAGCGCATCGAGGCGCGATCGATCTCGCGCCCCGACGAGGACGCCCACTTCGTCAAGCCGAAGCCTTCGCTGGCGCTGATGCTCAAGGACGCCGACCTGTTCGTGACGACCGGTCTCGACCTCGAGCTCTGGGCACCGACGCTGGTCGACAAGTCGGGAAACCGCAGGATCCGCGACGGGCAGCCGGGCTTCGTCGCCGCGGCGCAGGGCGTCCACATGCGGGACGTACCGGCGAACGCAAGCCGGGCGGCGGGCGATATCCACATCTACGGCAATCCGCATATCCATACGAGCCCGATCAACGCCAAGGTCATCGCCGCGAACATCGAGGCGGGGCTGGAGCGGGTCGATCCGGACGGCGCCGCGTTCTACCGGGATCGGCTCGCAGCCTTCCGGGCTCGCATCGACGAGGCTCTCTACGGGAAGGAGCTCGCCGATCTCCTCGGAGGCGAGGTTCTCGATCCTCTGGCGGAGCAGGGACGCCTGATCGAGTTTCTGCAGCGGGAACGCTACGACGGCCACCCGCTGATCGATTCTCTCGGCGGCTGGCTCGGACGCGCCCTGCCGCTGCGGGGAAAGAAGATCATCGCCTATCACAAGAACTGGATCTACTTCACCGATCTTTTCGGCCTGCAGGTGGTGGACTATGTCGAAGCGAAGCCGGGAATCCCGCCCTCGAGCCGGCACGTCCACGAGTTGATCCGGGAGATCGAAACGGGTGGGATCCGGGTGCTCCTCTCGGCGACCTACTTCGCCCCGGACAAGCCCCGCGCGATCGCCGAGCGGACCGGATGCCGCGTCGTGCGCGTGCCCCTCGAGCCCGGCGGGCAAGAGGCTCCGGACTACTTCGCGTTGATCGATCTGTGGATCACCAGGCTGCTGGAAGCGTTCGGAGAAGGGGGCTGA
- a CDS encoding metal ABC transporter permease produces MLDVLEFLAAPFTACAALVVILGYFGIHVILRRVIFVDLALAQIAALGTLLAFMRGHEPGSAAAIGYSLGAALAGAAIFSATRSRRERVPQEAIIGITYVVASALAIVVADRAPEGAEHIKELLAGAVIWVTWPAVLRDAAVFAAVGVLHVLLRRRFIEITDDPEGCFERGIAVRAWDFLFYAGFGVVITFAVGTGGVLMVFSFLVAPAILAIGLADGWGRRVAIAWAAGLAASAAGLLGSYRWDMPAGPAVVCVLGLLLVVHAAARAIPLPRARRPEAADGG; encoded by the coding sequence ATGCTGGATGTGCTCGAGTTTCTCGCCGCGCCCTTCACCGCCTGCGCTGCTCTCGTCGTCATTCTCGGCTACTTCGGCATCCACGTGATCCTGCGGCGGGTGATCTTCGTCGACCTCGCTCTGGCGCAGATCGCGGCTCTCGGAACGCTGCTCGCCTTCATGAGAGGGCACGAGCCGGGAAGCGCGGCGGCGATCGGGTACTCGCTGGGGGCGGCGCTCGCGGGCGCCGCCATCTTCAGTGCCACCCGGTCGCGCCGCGAGCGGGTGCCGCAGGAAGCGATCATCGGGATCACCTACGTCGTCGCGTCGGCCCTGGCGATCGTTGTCGCGGACCGGGCTCCGGAGGGAGCGGAGCACATCAAGGAACTCCTCGCCGGAGCGGTGATCTGGGTCACGTGGCCGGCGGTTCTTCGCGATGCGGCGGTCTTCGCAGCGGTGGGCGTGCTCCACGTCCTGCTGCGGCGACGCTTCATCGAGATCACCGATGATCCGGAGGGTTGCTTCGAGCGGGGCATCGCCGTTCGCGCCTGGGACTTCCTGTTCTACGCCGGATTCGGCGTCGTGATCACCTTCGCGGTGGGCACCGGCGGCGTCCTCATGGTCTTCTCGTTCCTGGTGGCGCCGGCGATCCTCGCGATCGGCCTCGCCGACGGGTGGGGCCGGCGAGTCGCCATCGCGTGGGCGGCGGGTCTCGCGGCCTCCGCCGCCGGCCTGCTCGGCTCCTATCGGTGGGACATGCCGGCCGGCCCGGCGGTGGTTTGCGTGCTCGGGCTGCTGCTCGTCGTTCACGCGGCGGCCCGGGCGATCCCGTTGCCGCGGGCCCGGCGCCCTGAGGCGGCGGACGGCGGCTGA